The following proteins come from a genomic window of Streptomyces sp. NBC_00539:
- a CDS encoding acyl-CoA synthetase, whose translation MTETNGFWAQAAAEPDRTVLTAPDGEQWSAGRLHADVNRLVHGLRAAGMRTGDSFAVVLPNGVEFLTAYLAASQAGFYLVPVNHHLVGPEIAWIVADSGAKVLITHERFAEAATAAADEAGLPAGHRYAVGAVAGFRPYEDLLAPHPATPPADRTLGWVMNYTSGTTGRPRGIRRPLPGKLPEETYLGGFLGIFGIRPFDGNVHLVCSPLYHTAVLQFAGAALHIGHPLVLMDKWTPAEMLRLIDQYACTHTHMVPTQFHRLLALPQETKEAYDVSSMRHAIHGAAPCPDHVKRAMIDWWGGCVEEYYAASEGGGAFATAEDWLKKPGTVGKAWPISELAVFDDDGNRLPPGELGTVYIKMNTGGFSYHKDEGKTRKNRIGDFFTVGDLGLMDEEGYLFLRDRKIDMIISGGVNIYPAEIESALLTHPAVADAAAFGIPHDDWGEEVKAVIEPAEGFEAGDALAAEILHHCERQLAAYKRPKTVDFIATMPRDPNGKLYKRRLRDPYWEGRERAV comes from the coding sequence CGACGGTGAACAGTGGAGCGCGGGCCGGCTGCACGCCGACGTCAACCGGCTCGTCCACGGGTTGCGCGCCGCCGGGATGCGCACCGGCGACTCCTTCGCCGTCGTCCTGCCCAACGGCGTCGAGTTCCTCACCGCCTACCTCGCCGCCTCACAGGCCGGCTTCTACCTCGTCCCGGTCAACCACCACCTCGTCGGCCCCGAGATCGCCTGGATCGTCGCCGACAGCGGGGCCAAGGTGCTCATCACCCACGAGCGCTTCGCCGAGGCCGCCACGGCGGCGGCCGACGAAGCCGGCCTGCCCGCGGGCCACCGCTACGCCGTCGGAGCGGTGGCCGGTTTCCGCCCCTACGAGGACCTCCTCGCCCCGCACCCCGCCACGCCGCCCGCCGACCGCACCCTCGGCTGGGTCATGAACTACACCTCCGGCACCACCGGCCGGCCGCGCGGCATCCGTCGCCCGCTGCCCGGGAAGCTCCCCGAGGAGACGTACCTCGGGGGATTCCTCGGCATCTTCGGCATCCGCCCCTTCGACGGCAACGTCCACCTCGTCTGCTCGCCGCTCTACCACACCGCCGTCCTGCAGTTCGCGGGCGCCGCGCTGCACATCGGGCACCCGCTGGTCCTCATGGACAAGTGGACACCGGCCGAGATGCTGCGCCTGATCGACCAGTACGCGTGCACCCACACCCACATGGTGCCGACGCAGTTCCACCGCCTGCTCGCACTCCCGCAGGAGACGAAGGAGGCCTACGACGTCAGCTCCATGCGGCACGCCATCCACGGCGCCGCGCCCTGCCCCGACCACGTCAAGCGGGCGATGATCGACTGGTGGGGCGGGTGCGTGGAGGAGTACTACGCCGCCAGCGAGGGCGGGGGTGCCTTCGCCACCGCCGAGGACTGGCTGAAGAAGCCCGGAACCGTCGGCAAGGCCTGGCCGATCAGCGAACTCGCCGTCTTCGACGACGACGGCAACCGGCTGCCGCCCGGCGAACTCGGAACCGTGTACATCAAGATGAACACCGGCGGTTTCAGCTACCACAAGGACGAGGGCAAGACCCGAAAGAACCGCATCGGCGACTTCTTCACCGTCGGCGACCTGGGGCTGATGGACGAGGAGGGGTACCTCTTCCTCCGGGACCGCAAGATCGACATGATCATCTCCGGCGGGGTCAACATCTATCCGGCGGAGATCGAATCCGCCCTCCTCACCCACCCGGCGGTCGCGGACGCCGCCGCCTTCGGCATCCCGCACGACGACTGGGGCGAGGAGGTCAAGGCCGTCATCGAGCCCGCCGAGGGCTTCGAGGCGGGTGACGCGCTGGCCGCCGAGATCCTGCACCACTGCGAACGGCAGCTGGCCGCCTACAAGCGCCCCAAGACGGTCGACTTCATCGCGACGATGCCCCGCGATCCCAACGGCAAGCTGTACAAGCGGCGGCTGCGCGACCCGTACTGGGAGGGGCGTGAGCGCGCCGTGTGA
- a CDS encoding calcium:proton antiporter yields MSTATHRTSLFDWTVVVPVVAIVALVLSWGRDLPAFAVGLVSLCLAGAVLAAVHHAEVVALRVGEPFGSLVLAVAVTIIEVALIVTLMAGGGDKTASLARDTVFAAVMITCNGIVGVSLLVGALRNRVVVFHAEGSGGALATVATLAVLSLVLPTFTTSKPGPEFSSAQLTFAACASLALYGLFIAVQTVRHRDYFLPVDTRGSGAPEAGDASGEDAHAVAPSLRAALISLGLLLVALVAVVGDAKAVSPTIERGVADAGLPHAVVGVIIALLVLAPETLAAVRAARRDRMQTSLNLAYGSAIASIGLTIPAIALATIWLSGPLLLGLGPVHMVLLALTVVVSALTIVPGRATLLQGGVHIVLLAAYLFLAVSP; encoded by the coding sequence ATGAGTACGGCAACGCACAGAACGTCCCTGTTCGACTGGACCGTCGTGGTCCCCGTGGTGGCCATCGTCGCGCTCGTCCTCAGCTGGGGGCGCGACCTGCCGGCCTTCGCGGTGGGGCTGGTCTCCCTTTGCCTGGCGGGCGCGGTCCTGGCGGCCGTCCACCACGCGGAGGTGGTGGCCCTCCGGGTCGGCGAACCCTTCGGCTCCCTCGTCCTGGCCGTCGCCGTCACCATCATCGAGGTGGCCCTGATCGTCACCCTGATGGCCGGTGGCGGCGACAAGACCGCCTCGCTGGCCCGGGACACCGTCTTCGCCGCCGTCATGATCACGTGCAACGGCATCGTCGGCGTATCCCTCCTGGTCGGCGCCCTGCGCAACCGGGTCGTCGTCTTCCACGCCGAGGGCTCGGGCGGGGCGCTGGCCACCGTCGCGACGCTCGCCGTACTGAGCCTGGTGCTGCCGACGTTCACCACGAGCAAGCCCGGCCCCGAGTTCTCCAGCGCCCAGCTGACCTTCGCCGCGTGTGCCTCCCTCGCGCTCTACGGCCTGTTCATCGCCGTACAGACGGTCCGTCACCGCGACTACTTCCTCCCGGTGGACACCCGGGGGAGCGGGGCGCCGGAGGCCGGGGACGCGTCGGGGGAGGACGCCCACGCGGTGGCGCCGAGCCTGCGTGCCGCCCTGATCAGTCTCGGTCTGCTGCTGGTCGCGCTCGTCGCGGTGGTGGGCGACGCCAAGGCCGTCTCGCCGACCATCGAGCGGGGCGTCGCCGACGCCGGGCTGCCGCACGCCGTCGTCGGTGTGATCATCGCACTGCTGGTGCTGGCTCCCGAGACCCTGGCCGCCGTCCGCGCCGCCCGCCGCGACCGGATGCAGACCAGTCTCAACCTGGCCTACGGCTCCGCCATCGCCAGCATCGGCCTGACCATCCCGGCCATCGCGCTGGCCACGATCTGGCTCTCCGGACCGCTGCTGCTGGGTCTGGGCCCGGTCCACATGGTGCTGCTGGCGCTGACGGTGGTCGTCAGCGCCCTGACGATCGTGCCGGGGCGGGCGACGTTGCTCCAGGGCGGCGTGCACATCGTGCTCCTGGCCGCGTACCTGTTCCTCGCCGTGAGCCCGTGA